A portion of the Acidisarcina polymorpha genome contains these proteins:
- a CDS encoding glycosyltransferase family 39 protein, whose protein sequence is MHKWVTKQPLVTFCIAASVWVGFLYSGVINAPFQDDDISLIANNSILQSWHEVWLKRLLTPLPLGMGLSIKGEATYRPMVWILLAIERHVFGDQPGGFHLTGILLHGINGVLLFVLLRRLGMRSLFAAVASLIWLGLPINSEAVAWVSGQPYPLCMVFLLSALVLGLRFVRSGGWGWLLAFTIAALLADCSHEEGLLLVVLVAWGYVLLDEKRPWHRWVSLAGAGLLAAISYFACVGQWVPVLVKVRITFGMLLKYFGGISN, encoded by the coding sequence ATGCATAAGTGGGTGACGAAACAACCGCTTGTAACCTTTTGTATTGCCGCATCAGTGTGGGTGGGCTTTCTTTACTCAGGCGTTATAAATGCACCGTTCCAGGACGACGACATAAGCCTGATCGCGAACAACTCCATTCTTCAGTCATGGCATGAGGTTTGGCTGAAGCGTCTGCTGACCCCGTTACCGCTCGGTATGGGACTGTCGATTAAGGGAGAAGCAACGTATCGCCCAATGGTATGGATCCTGCTGGCCATTGAAAGACACGTGTTTGGGGACCAGCCGGGAGGGTTCCACCTTACTGGTATCTTGCTTCATGGGATAAACGGTGTGCTGCTTTTTGTGCTGCTGCGCCGACTGGGGATGCGCTCGCTTTTTGCTGCAGTGGCGAGTTTGATTTGGCTTGGACTGCCCATTAACAGTGAAGCGGTGGCCTGGGTGAGCGGCCAGCCCTATCCGCTGTGCATGGTGTTTCTTCTCTCTGCTCTTGTGCTGGGACTCAGGTTTGTGCGATCTGGCGGATGGGGATGGCTGCTGGCTTTTACGATTGCAGCTTTATTGGCGGATTGCTCTCATGAAGAGGGCCTTCTGCTAGTGGTGCTCGTTGCTTGGGGATATGTTCTGCTGGACGAGAAACGACCGTGGCATCGCTGGGTCTCGCTTGCAGGGGCTGGGCTGTTGGCGGCTATATCATATTTTGCCTGTGTTGGGCAGTGGGTACCCGTGCTGGTAAAGGTCCGCATCACTTTTGGAATGTTGCTGAAGTATTTTGGCGGTATTTCCAATTGA
- a CDS encoding SDR family oxidoreductase: protein MGKGGQPEEVARAILWLASAEASFINGAFLDVTG from the coding sequence ATGGGCAAAGGCGGGCAGCCAGAAGAAGTTGCACGCGCAATCCTGTGGCTGGCAAGCGCCGAAGCCTCCTTCATTAACGGCGCATTCCTTGATGTCACTGGGTGA
- a CDS encoding AraC family transcriptional regulator: protein MVVMRSHLAMAELKTDREPLRLSWSEAISGTELYDGENVETFATDWHFHEGWQLVAVTKGERHYQFKSSSIVARPGRLVLVPPRLVHRAQCLYRGKTSFKIATLPAVSLSVDRPAAPISWSTAKVLGQFITFFESLKSGVNCEPQVDVLPRLETILGESGARNALVSPAPPAFVSRMQSYLSHSLAKVPSLDALSSLAGVSPYYFVHAFTRHIGLSPLAFHTRARLIQSRKLISEGWSLADTSLHLRFSDQSHFGRQFRRVYGMTPGQYQHRIATGVVPRS, encoded by the coding sequence ATGGTTGTCATGAGGAGCCATCTTGCCATGGCGGAGCTAAAGACCGACCGTGAACCGTTGAGGCTATCGTGGAGTGAAGCAATTTCTGGCACTGAACTGTATGATGGCGAGAATGTGGAGACGTTCGCCACTGATTGGCATTTTCATGAAGGTTGGCAGTTGGTTGCAGTCACGAAGGGTGAGCGTCATTATCAGTTCAAATCAAGCTCTATCGTGGCAAGGCCCGGCCGATTGGTGCTCGTGCCACCACGGCTTGTGCACAGAGCTCAATGTCTTTATAGAGGTAAGACCAGTTTCAAGATCGCAACACTGCCGGCTGTTTCTTTGAGTGTGGATCGTCCTGCCGCACCGATCTCCTGGTCCACCGCGAAAGTCCTGGGTCAATTCATTACTTTTTTTGAGTCACTCAAGTCTGGCGTGAACTGCGAACCGCAGGTTGATGTTCTCCCTCGACTGGAGACCATCCTAGGCGAGAGCGGTGCGAGAAACGCACTGGTGAGTCCTGCACCCCCAGCGTTCGTGTCGCGGATGCAGTCCTATCTTTCACACTCACTTGCGAAAGTCCCATCCCTCGATGCTCTATCCTCTCTGGCAGGTGTAAGTCCGTACTACTTCGTCCATGCGTTTACGAGGCACATCGGTTTATCGCCTCTGGCATTTCACACTCGTGCTCGTCTCATCCAATCAAGAAAGTTGATTTCGGAAGGGTGGTCGCTTGCCGATACCTCTTTGCATCTGAGATTTTCCGACCAAAGCCATTTTGGAAGACAGTTCAGAAGGGTTTACGGAATGACTCCCGGCCAGTATCAGCATAGAATCGCGACGGGTGTAGTTCCTAGGTCCTAG
- a CDS encoding immunoglobulin domain-containing protein encodes MRQLRWSVTPALSMLAWFAIGCGNAIPLALPGGLSTNSAIVAQPLNLQVDDGLPASFSVVATGIGPLSYQWRQAGNPIEGANAPMFSIPKTIFTYNTGVAYSVVVSDSNGSQVASRAALLTIIPRAPIITEAPLSRTVVPGSLATFTVAAAGTIPLKYQWNWNGNVIPGATAPSYTTGAATAENNLDRYTVTVTNGAGQVATTIPATLTVGAVAPAIHVDCSEDDATVAHQVTYRRGVVESVDLSNAPAAIVSNVASDVQSSRVNLLNATLDQMNQSTDAGLFDYQAQTLTPSATGNAPLSQTLQMLRTVLPSEATSSALQFSGTPSVLPVNNLDPGYEITCGAVGNYYPLPEPGASMQMVQDAVESWIDDLDSSAPGTIWIGTQEPSHTLGYSTSFDKGSGCADVPAAQVDAAISNNIQRYINYWTPIARHLHTNHILSGGIQLNSGNSKFYSPTAAEIISAQMPLDYFTIQDYAPSSTVDQALYGAYQLFQQDPGYLGVKVIIDRYGISLTGNKYGTAAGVISFLQAEVDLMPFADMLHGYAVETTGLQSTQMVTPLLPQVMAWLQTAPAPLRPLTSTTSDLQAFALVQKAPTPKAYLAIWNVSSTSTSYKASIALESLGGSFTNANLNILRGSGSNLSPLHDPNVTVDANTIYDLPIGANEFLLVSLQ; translated from the coding sequence ATGAGGCAGTTACGTTGGAGCGTCACCCCGGCTCTAAGTATGCTCGCGTGGTTTGCAATTGGGTGTGGCAATGCCATCCCGCTAGCGTTGCCGGGAGGTCTATCCACAAATTCGGCTATTGTGGCGCAACCGCTTAACCTCCAGGTTGACGACGGTCTGCCCGCCTCCTTTTCAGTCGTAGCCACGGGCATCGGACCGTTGAGCTATCAGTGGAGACAGGCCGGCAATCCGATAGAAGGCGCTAATGCACCCATGTTCTCGATCCCGAAGACCATCTTCACTTACAACACTGGTGTTGCGTACAGCGTCGTTGTATCCGACAGCAACGGATCTCAGGTGGCAAGTCGAGCTGCGTTGCTCACGATCATTCCGAGGGCGCCGATCATTACAGAAGCTCCTCTTAGTCGCACAGTCGTCCCAGGCTCCTTGGCTACCTTCACCGTCGCCGCAGCAGGCACCATCCCCCTCAAGTACCAGTGGAACTGGAATGGCAATGTTATCCCGGGCGCCACGGCTCCGTCTTATACGACTGGGGCAGCTACGGCGGAGAACAATCTCGATCGCTATACAGTGACGGTAACGAATGGCGCTGGTCAGGTCGCAACCACCATTCCCGCCACCCTGACCGTGGGCGCGGTCGCTCCTGCCATCCATGTAGACTGCAGCGAAGACGATGCCACCGTCGCCCATCAAGTGACGTACCGGCGCGGGGTCGTCGAGAGCGTCGATCTTAGCAACGCACCAGCGGCAATCGTCAGCAATGTCGCTTCAGACGTTCAATCTTCGAGAGTAAACCTCCTCAACGCCACGCTCGACCAGATGAATCAGTCAACGGACGCAGGCCTGTTCGATTATCAAGCGCAAACGCTTACGCCAAGTGCCACAGGCAACGCTCCTCTCTCGCAAACCCTGCAGATGCTCAGAACGGTCCTCCCATCCGAGGCCACATCGAGTGCGCTGCAATTCAGCGGCACGCCTTCTGTGCTTCCTGTAAACAATCTGGACCCGGGATACGAGATCACATGTGGAGCCGTTGGGAACTACTATCCGCTCCCTGAGCCGGGAGCGTCGATGCAGATGGTACAGGACGCCGTGGAAAGCTGGATCGACGATCTCGATTCGTCTGCGCCCGGAACGATTTGGATTGGCACGCAAGAACCTTCGCACACGCTCGGATATTCGACGTCCTTCGATAAGGGATCCGGTTGTGCAGATGTCCCAGCGGCGCAAGTGGATGCAGCGATTTCCAATAACATCCAGCGGTACATCAACTATTGGACACCGATTGCACGGCATCTGCACACCAACCACATCCTGAGTGGAGGTATTCAATTGAACTCAGGCAATAGTAAGTTCTATTCCCCTACTGCAGCGGAGATCATCTCCGCTCAGATGCCACTCGACTACTTTACGATCCAAGATTACGCACCTTCTTCCACGGTGGATCAGGCCCTCTATGGCGCATATCAACTCTTCCAGCAGGATCCCGGCTATCTCGGCGTGAAGGTCATCATTGATCGCTACGGGATCTCTCTGACGGGTAATAAATACGGAACCGCCGCTGGTGTGATCAGCTTCCTTCAAGCCGAAGTTGACCTGATGCCTTTTGCCGACATGCTGCACGGCTATGCGGTGGAGACTACCGGACTACAGAGCACACAAATGGTCACACCATTGCTGCCTCAAGTGATGGCTTGGCTTCAGACTGCCCCGGCCCCGCTGCGACCACTCACGTCTACTACAAGCGATCTGCAAGCTTTCGCGCTCGTACAAAAAGCGCCAACCCCTAAAGCCTACTTAGCCATCTGGAACGTTTCCTCCACATCAACGTCTTATAAGGCTTCGATCGCTTTAGAAAGTCTCGGTGGCTCTTTCACGAACGCAAATCTAAATATCCTACGTGGCAGCGGAAGCAACCTTTCCCCCCTCCACGATCCCAACGTCACTGTAGATGCTAATACCATCTACGACCTCCCCATTGGAGCTAACGAGTTCCTGTTGGTCAGCCTTCAATGA
- a CDS encoding putative quinol monooxygenase: protein MNKSKEATTLLYLVQAKREKEIETRDLLLSLVTASRYEPGNIAYETYEITNRPGMFAVHSIWISDEALDAHHATELVQRAMAAFSDLADGEFSSGLHFLAKVRPPC from the coding sequence ATGAACAAATCGAAGGAAGCAACGACCCTGCTTTACCTGGTTCAGGCGAAGCGAGAAAAGGAAATAGAGACGAGGGATCTTTTGCTCTCTTTAGTTACAGCTTCACGCTATGAGCCCGGTAACATCGCGTATGAAACCTATGAGATCACGAACCGTCCTGGGATGTTTGCGGTTCATTCGATTTGGATTTCGGACGAGGCATTGGATGCTCATCATGCCACGGAATTGGTGCAACGGGCGATGGCCGCGTTTAGTGACCTAGCTGATGGAGAGTTCAGCTCTGGATTACATTTTCTTGCGAAGGTGCGGCCGCCTTGCTAG
- a CDS encoding GDSL-type esterase/lipase family protein, protein MTFSSRLPKYSIEKHLLSKYGRSLCYAAVLTTSLLAVLAGCGGATSAATGPVTPPAPVPDSVWVASWADAPSTSAGGSGSERTFREIVKPSVGGRGVMRLSFSNYFGASEVTLGAVHVGIQTTGASVSDDTPVTFNGAPSITIPPGGSTLSDNVALGYSYGQLLSVTEYVRGSWANLTSHAQGVNVVTNYQTVDVAGDKTQDLAGVSFTQTTLNTYLLNRVDVYGNYKETIPAFGSSTTDGYQSGLDKHKTYPEQLADALHAAGHDDIAVANVGIYGTTVLGISPIAGLNRFTRDVVSLPGVSTVIDYLGANDLRNDCVPADALILGKQSVIVMAHAAGLKIYEGVTAPSTFCGTQSPNGFGTRFAQGSGEDAQRFLLNTWQTSTVPSVVNGTTVQPPQSDGVIDFNSVLADKTNLSYMIPMLDSGDDIHPNAIGYGEMVRAIPLSQF, encoded by the coding sequence ATGACGTTTTCATCACGCCTCCCGAAGTATTCAATCGAAAAACATCTCTTATCAAAATATGGAAGAAGCCTTTGCTATGCCGCTGTCCTCACTACATCTCTGCTCGCGGTTTTAGCCGGCTGCGGGGGCGCTACCTCTGCTGCGACGGGACCGGTCACACCACCTGCGCCTGTTCCAGATTCCGTTTGGGTGGCGTCCTGGGCGGATGCTCCTAGCACTTCAGCGGGCGGTTCGGGTTCTGAACGGACGTTCCGCGAGATTGTTAAACCGTCGGTCGGCGGACGTGGAGTCATGCGGCTTAGTTTCTCCAACTATTTCGGTGCTTCAGAAGTGACACTTGGGGCTGTGCATGTTGGCATTCAGACGACTGGGGCGAGTGTCTCTGATGACACTCCCGTGACCTTCAACGGTGCCCCCTCGATCACGATCCCCCCCGGCGGTAGTACCCTCTCGGATAACGTCGCACTAGGCTACTCCTACGGTCAGCTGCTCAGCGTGACGGAATACGTAAGGGGCTCTTGGGCGAACCTCACGTCCCACGCGCAGGGTGTCAACGTGGTCACCAATTATCAAACTGTGGATGTGGCAGGGGACAAGACTCAGGATCTCGCCGGAGTGTCCTTCACGCAGACGACGCTGAATACTTATCTTCTCAACCGGGTTGACGTATACGGCAACTATAAGGAGACAATCCCAGCCTTCGGAAGCTCGACTACCGACGGCTATCAATCCGGTTTAGATAAGCACAAGACCTATCCGGAACAACTTGCAGACGCCCTACACGCGGCGGGGCATGATGATATAGCCGTTGCTAATGTCGGCATATACGGAACCACGGTCCTTGGCATCTCCCCAATCGCGGGATTGAACCGTTTCACGCGCGATGTGGTTAGTCTCCCCGGTGTGTCCACCGTCATCGACTATCTAGGAGCCAATGATCTGCGGAATGACTGCGTCCCCGCAGACGCACTGATTCTGGGCAAGCAGAGCGTGATCGTCATGGCTCATGCCGCCGGGCTGAAGATCTATGAGGGCGTCACGGCTCCATCCACATTCTGCGGAACGCAGAGTCCAAATGGATTTGGAACACGCTTTGCCCAAGGCTCGGGCGAAGACGCGCAACGTTTCCTGCTCAATACTTGGCAGACTTCGACAGTGCCCAGCGTTGTGAACGGCACCACCGTTCAACCACCTCAGTCGGATGGCGTCATCGATTTCAATTCGGTGTTGGCCGATAAGACAAATCTGAGCTACATGATCCCAATGCTCGACTCAGGGGATGATATTCACCCGAACGCCATTGGCTATGGTGAGATGGTCAGAGCAATCCCACTTTCTCAGTTCTAG
- the bla gene encoding class A beta-lactamase, whose translation MVSRPDRRMFIAGSLAAFASCGVKPLRAEPKTNGTPDDLSGELSRIERTSGGRLGVCFMDGQSGLAFGHRINDLFPMCSTFKVLAVAAALAQVDSKRLDLRQTLSINPEDLLKYAPVTSQHLGLPGMTLGDLCEAALTLSDNTAANLILRSIGGPVQVTRFARLLDDSITRLDRAEPTLNEATPGDRRDTTTPLAMAKDLRKLFCGSVLSGASRSLLKEWMIACKTGDKKIRSGFSKSFVIADKTGSGDHNTSNDVAVIWPASNQSPLILTV comes from the coding sequence ATGGTGTCAAGGCCAGATCGTCGCATGTTCATCGCAGGCTCATTAGCCGCTTTCGCCAGCTGTGGAGTCAAGCCGCTCCGAGCTGAACCCAAGACGAATGGGACACCAGACGACCTATCTGGCGAGTTGTCTAGGATCGAACGTACGTCAGGGGGGCGTCTCGGCGTCTGCTTCATGGACGGACAGAGCGGTTTAGCTTTCGGCCATCGCATCAACGATCTGTTCCCGATGTGCAGCACGTTTAAGGTGTTGGCGGTTGCTGCAGCTCTGGCTCAAGTGGATTCCAAGCGACTCGATCTCCGGCAAACGCTGTCCATAAATCCAGAGGATCTTCTGAAATACGCTCCCGTGACCTCCCAGCACCTTGGCTTGCCAGGAATGACCCTCGGCGATTTGTGCGAAGCCGCTCTCACCTTGAGCGACAACACAGCTGCCAACCTGATCCTCCGTAGCATTGGAGGGCCGGTCCAAGTCACTCGCTTCGCTCGATTACTAGACGATTCGATTACGAGGTTGGATCGTGCCGAACCAACTCTGAATGAAGCGACACCGGGGGATCGACGCGATACAACCACTCCACTGGCTATGGCAAAGGATCTCAGAAAGCTCTTCTGCGGTTCAGTGCTTTCTGGCGCCTCCCGTTCGCTGCTGAAGGAGTGGATGATTGCTTGTAAGACAGGGGACAAGAAGATCCGAAGCGGTTTTTCGAAATCCTTCGTTATTGCGGACAAGACAGGATCGGGAGATCACAACACATCAAACGATGTCGCAGTCATTTGGCCAGCGTCAAACCAGTCCCCGCTCATTCTAACGGTCTAA
- a CDS encoding CPBP family intramembrane glutamic endopeptidase, protein MILFKRRLQDGMDGGSDSIFTLLLFFALLSLFSSAAYALVLQIHHETAPLSRFLMWCPGGAALATCLLRQIPLRRLGWQWPAWQYTYMGYLLPLIYAAPVYLLTWATVTGSFAPRAFCLAVAGQYGLARWPISGTMGVALPLMFTINVVSTMTWALGEELGWRGLMLPLLLDRMGFRGACLISGTVWALWHYPGLLWADYNAGTDVRYALACFTVMVIAMAFVSGYLRVQSGSIWPSVLLHASHNTFIQGFFDPLTAPTGWAKYITSEFGAVWR, encoded by the coding sequence ATGATTCTCTTCAAAAGGCGATTACAAGACGGGATGGACGGAGGAAGCGACTCAATCTTTACTCTGTTGCTATTCTTCGCACTTCTGTCTCTTTTCAGCTCTGCAGCCTATGCCCTCGTTCTGCAGATCCATCACGAAACCGCGCCCCTTAGCCGCTTCCTTATGTGGTGCCCAGGCGGCGCAGCTCTGGCGACTTGTCTACTACGTCAAATCCCGCTACGGAGATTGGGGTGGCAATGGCCCGCTTGGCAGTACACCTACATGGGTTACTTGCTGCCGTTGATCTACGCCGCACCTGTTTACTTATTGACTTGGGCCACGGTTACCGGGTCGTTTGCGCCGAGAGCATTTTGCCTAGCGGTGGCTGGGCAATACGGCTTGGCGAGGTGGCCAATATCGGGAACTATGGGTGTGGCCCTCCCTCTGATGTTTACGATCAATGTAGTGAGCACTATGACTTGGGCACTTGGAGAGGAGCTCGGGTGGCGCGGTCTGATGCTTCCGCTGCTGCTCGACCGGATGGGCTTCAGGGGGGCTTGTTTAATTTCCGGCACTGTTTGGGCCCTTTGGCACTATCCCGGTTTGCTGTGGGCGGACTATAACGCGGGTACTGACGTCCGGTATGCGCTAGCGTGTTTCACTGTGATGGTCATTGCCATGGCTTTTGTTTCGGGTTACTTGCGGGTACAGTCGGGCAGTATCTGGCCAAGCGTGCTGCTTCATGCTTCTCACAACACCTTCATTCAGGGCTTTTTTGATCCGCTGACAGCTCCAACAGGTTGGGCTAAGTACATAACATCAGAATTTGGGGCGGTCTGGCGATAG
- a CDS encoding alpha/beta fold hydrolase, with product MHLNCSGTGRPTIVAEAGSGEDSLTWTLLQNSLSSSYRFCSYDRAGTGWSEPRPGPRDSEAIASQLHELLKTAHEKGPVVLLAHSLGGLYIKEYAQLYPDQVAALIFLDATTPATYQGRAADALGLGQATISQLTEFPLIGWAAEVSGYDRLMHQCSGFPSSLSSISALYQADQCIASQDREQREEAAALPADEREVTDAPVKVPVLVLSEDKSPILQTADAISTWDMLQNNLLKLSAESYRIKAVNSDHFLQLSCPNFTSDQIRVALTAYEKKSSLHGTTTSAPCR from the coding sequence ATGCATTTAAACTGTTCTGGAACGGGGCGGCCTACGATTGTTGCCGAGGCTGGGAGTGGCGAGGATTCGCTCACATGGACACTTCTTCAGAACTCGTTGTCTAGCAGTTATCGATTCTGCTCTTACGATCGAGCGGGAACTGGGTGGAGTGAGCCTCGGCCCGGCCCTCGGGATTCAGAGGCTATCGCCAGCCAATTACACGAACTACTAAAGACCGCTCACGAAAAAGGCCCGGTCGTACTGCTAGCGCATTCGCTAGGCGGTCTTTACATTAAGGAATACGCGCAACTGTACCCTGATCAAGTCGCCGCGCTCATCTTCCTCGATGCCACAACACCGGCTACCTACCAAGGTAGAGCCGCTGATGCGCTTGGCCTCGGCCAAGCCACAATCAGCCAATTGACTGAATTTCCGTTAATTGGCTGGGCCGCAGAGGTGTCAGGTTACGATCGATTGATGCATCAGTGCTCCGGCTTTCCATCATCCCTCTCTTCAATCTCTGCGCTCTACCAAGCAGATCAATGCATCGCCTCGCAGGATAGGGAACAGAGAGAAGAAGCCGCCGCGCTCCCTGCTGATGAACGAGAAGTTACCGACGCACCGGTGAAGGTACCGGTCCTGGTCTTGTCGGAAGACAAGAGCCCCATTCTCCAAACAGCAGACGCGATCAGCACTTGGGACATGCTTCAGAACAACCTCTTGAAGCTCTCAGCTGAAAGCTATCGGATCAAAGCCGTCAATAGTGATCATTTCCTCCAGTTGAGTTGTCCAAATTTCACCTCCGACCAGATTCGCGTCGCACTGACCGCTTACGAGAAGAAATCCTCGTTGCATGGCACCACAACATCTGCTCCGTGCCGTTGA
- a CDS encoding cupin domain-containing protein: MLQPTTPTEEVINHNVVKTEAKQGPILKIGEWQLNWKAQGANTGYSFSIYETTLGAGNGLPLHKHPYPEFFYLLEGSLAFCRWNNAGAAEWIQCETGDSILAPPNAPHTFFNKSALPARFLSVSTYHHERMLKDAINPGGDLNYLPSQLSTADFEQLFKSMEKDQVYVVADHA, translated from the coding sequence TTGCTACAACCGACCACCCCTACTGAAGAAGTCATCAATCATAACGTTGTGAAAACGGAAGCAAAGCAAGGTCCGATCCTTAAGATCGGCGAATGGCAACTGAATTGGAAAGCCCAGGGCGCGAACACAGGCTATTCATTCTCTATCTATGAGACGACACTTGGAGCCGGCAACGGGCTGCCGTTACATAAGCATCCATACCCGGAGTTCTTTTATCTACTTGAGGGGAGCCTTGCATTTTGCCGCTGGAATAATGCTGGGGCTGCCGAGTGGATTCAGTGTGAGACGGGCGATAGCATCCTGGCACCCCCAAATGCACCGCACACGTTTTTTAACAAAAGTGCTCTACCTGCGCGGTTTCTGAGTGTTTCTACCTATCATCATGAACGCATGCTCAAAGATGCGATCAACCCTGGTGGTGATCTGAACTACCTTCCTTCGCAACTTTCGACTGCAGATTTCGAGCAGCTCTTCAAG